The Burkholderia ambifaria AMMD genome includes a region encoding these proteins:
- a CDS encoding cold-shock protein, translating to MDTGTVKWFNDGKGFGFITPDKGGDDLFAHFSEIRGDGFKTLAEGQKVSYETKNGPKGLQAANITPL from the coding sequence ATGGATACCGGTACTGTCAAGTGGTTCAACGACGGCAAAGGCTTTGGCTTCATCACGCCCGATAAAGGCGGCGACGATCTGTTCGCGCACTTCTCCGAAATTCGCGGCGACGGTTTCAAGACGCTTGCCGAAGGTCAGAAGGTGAGCTACGAGACCAAGAACGGCCCCAAGGGCCTGCAGGCAGCGAACATCACCCCGCTGTAA
- a CDS encoding carboxymuconolactone decarboxylase family protein, with the protein MTQRINYFQQSPEFTKKLVELDGLFQKTTIEVPVRELVEIRASQLNGCAFCVDMHVKAARIHGERELRMHHVAIWRESTLFSPRERAALAWTEALTHLQSDGVPDELYERVRTHYSEKELSDLTFLVGAINCWNRLNVAFRIVPGSFDKTFGLDKANLE; encoded by the coding sequence ATGACGCAACGTATCAACTATTTTCAGCAATCGCCGGAATTCACCAAGAAACTCGTCGAGCTCGACGGGTTGTTTCAAAAGACGACGATCGAAGTGCCGGTCCGCGAGCTCGTCGAGATTCGCGCATCGCAACTGAACGGCTGCGCGTTCTGCGTCGACATGCACGTCAAGGCGGCCCGGATCCACGGCGAGCGCGAACTGCGCATGCATCACGTCGCGATCTGGCGCGAGTCGACGCTGTTCTCGCCGCGCGAGCGCGCCGCGCTCGCATGGACCGAAGCGCTGACGCATCTTCAGTCGGATGGCGTGCCGGATGAGCTCTACGAACGCGTGCGGACTCACTATTCCGAGAAGGAGCTGTCGGATCTGACCTTCCTCGTCGGTGCGATCAACTGCTGGAACCGGCTGAATGTCGCGTTCCGCATCGTGCCCGGATCGTTCGACAAGACGTTCGGGCTCGACAAGGCCAACCTGGAGTAA
- a CDS encoding DoxX family protein has translation MTTVTGRCSPGWIRALLSQAWVGSLVRLALVSAFLIGGVNKAMHFGDAIAEQAHFGLHPPALWAALAIAVEIGGSLCVVFRRFTWLGAGSLGMLTLVAMLVANDFWNRSGAEHFMALNSFFEHLGLIAALVLVTIVGDIQRGEGDRDI, from the coding sequence ATGACGACCGTGACCGGCCGATGCAGCCCCGGGTGGATTCGCGCGCTCCTGTCGCAGGCGTGGGTCGGTTCGCTGGTCCGGCTCGCGCTCGTTTCCGCGTTCCTGATCGGCGGGGTGAACAAGGCGATGCACTTCGGCGATGCGATCGCGGAGCAGGCGCATTTCGGCCTGCACCCGCCGGCGCTGTGGGCGGCGCTGGCGATTGCGGTCGAGATCGGCGGCTCGCTGTGCGTGGTGTTTCGCCGCTTCACGTGGCTCGGCGCGGGCAGCCTCGGCATGCTGACGCTGGTCGCGATGCTCGTGGCGAACGATTTCTGGAATCGCTCGGGCGCCGAACATTTCATGGCGCTGAACAGCTTTTTTGAACACCTGGGCTTGATTGCGGCGCTCGTCCTTGTCACCATCGTCGGCGATATTCAACGGGGGGAGGGCGACCGCGATATCTGA
- the gfa gene encoding S-(hydroxymethyl)glutathione synthase, whose translation MSVAIHPAVDSGIQKGAADFAGGTLRCQCTQDPVEVRIDAQVAFNHACGCTKCWKPAGALFSVVGVVPRDKVTVTAHGEKLRVVDDKALIQRHACSACGTHLFGRIENADHAFYGLDFIHTELSPDTGWDGPGFAAFVSSIIESGTPPSLMADVRDTLRAKGLEPYDCLNPPLMDALATQTAKAKGTYREA comes from the coding sequence ATGTCCGTCGCCATTCATCCCGCCGTCGATAGCGGCATTCAAAAGGGCGCCGCCGATTTCGCGGGCGGTACGCTGCGCTGCCAGTGCACACAGGATCCGGTCGAGGTTCGGATCGATGCGCAGGTCGCATTCAATCATGCGTGCGGCTGTACGAAGTGCTGGAAGCCGGCCGGCGCGCTGTTTTCCGTCGTGGGCGTCGTGCCGCGCGACAAGGTCACCGTGACCGCACATGGCGAGAAACTGCGCGTCGTCGACGACAAGGCGTTGATTCAGCGCCATGCGTGCTCCGCCTGCGGCACGCACCTGTTCGGCCGCATCGAAAATGCCGACCATGCGTTTTACGGCCTGGATTTCATTCATACCGAACTGTCGCCGGATACCGGCTGGGACGGGCCCGGTTTCGCTGCATTCGTGTCGTCGATCATCGAGAGCGGCACGCCACCGTCACTGATGGCGGACGTGCGCGACACGCTGCGCGCCAAAGGGCTCGAGCCCTACGATTGCCTGAATCCGCCGCTGATGGATGCGCTGGCGACTCAAACGGCGAAAGCCAAGGGGACATACCGGGAGGCTTGA
- the rpsU gene encoding 30S ribosomal protein S21, which produces MTTVTLKVNEPIDVALRRFRRDIEKTGLIRELRSRTGYEKPTTERKRKKASAVARQRLRAKRMLPPRKMY; this is translated from the coding sequence ATGACAACCGTCACACTGAAAGTCAACGAACCGATCGATGTCGCACTGCGCCGATTCCGCCGCGACATCGAGAAAACCGGGTTGATTCGCGAGCTGCGCAGTCGCACCGGCTACGAAAAGCCGACGACGGAACGCAAGCGCAAAAAGGCCAGTGCCGTTGCCAGGCAGCGCCTGCGCGCGAAGCGCATGTTGCCCCCGCGCAAAATGTACTAG
- a CDS encoding YoaK family protein, producing MKSEDTLLSAVAGFVDTLSFVSLFGLFTAHVTGNFVLIGAGVAGFGQGLVLKLSVFPAFICGVIAASLIARSLSARPAWQGARALYAVQAVMLLGFCAAGVWATPVTQSDSLPVLLAGIVGTFAMGVQNAHPRVIARASVPNTVMTGNVTQAILDVVDLLSAGTADSARVAARARFGKMLPAIVAFALGAMAGALGFRYIGFWALLAPAGALAALALTSGAHDAAPAVRT from the coding sequence TTGAAATCTGAAGACACCCTTCTTTCCGCGGTCGCCGGGTTCGTCGATACGCTGAGCTTCGTCTCGCTGTTCGGGTTGTTCACCGCACACGTGACGGGCAACTTCGTGCTGATCGGCGCCGGCGTTGCCGGATTCGGGCAGGGCCTCGTGCTGAAACTGAGCGTGTTTCCCGCCTTCATATGCGGCGTCATCGCGGCGAGCCTGATCGCGCGGTCGTTGTCCGCGCGGCCGGCATGGCAAGGCGCGCGTGCGCTGTATGCGGTGCAGGCCGTGATGCTGCTCGGCTTCTGTGCGGCCGGCGTATGGGCGACGCCCGTCACGCAGTCCGACAGCCTGCCGGTGCTGTTGGCCGGCATCGTCGGCACGTTCGCGATGGGCGTGCAGAACGCGCATCCGCGCGTGATCGCGCGCGCAAGCGTGCCGAACACGGTGATGACGGGCAACGTCACGCAGGCGATTCTCGATGTCGTCGACCTGTTGTCGGCCGGCACGGCCGACAGCGCGCGCGTGGCCGCACGCGCACGCTTCGGCAAGATGCTGCCGGCGATCGTCGCGTTCGCGCTGGGCGCAATGGCGGGCGCGCTCGGCTTTCGCTACATCGGATTCTGGGCGCTGCTCGCGCCGGCCGGCGCGCTTGCGGCACTGGCATTGACGTCCGGCGCGCATGACGCGGCGCCTGCCGTGCGGACCTGA
- a CDS encoding XapX domain-containing protein: protein MKPYVSSLLAGILAGAVYALIGVQAPAPPTIALAGLLGILAGEQILPVARRMLAGIHLKAAWSEAKCTQHMFGSLPGAQPSSAAAKHHESTPT, encoded by the coding sequence ATGAAACCGTACGTTTCGTCGCTATTGGCCGGCATTCTCGCCGGCGCCGTCTACGCGTTGATCGGCGTGCAAGCGCCCGCGCCGCCCACCATTGCGCTGGCCGGGCTGTTGGGCATCCTGGCCGGCGAACAGATCCTGCCGGTCGCTCGCCGGATGCTCGCGGGCATCCACCTGAAGGCCGCATGGAGCGAAGCGAAGTGCACGCAGCACATGTTCGGCTCGCTGCCCGGCGCGCAGCCGTCCAGCGCCGCGGCGAAGCACCACGAGTCGACGCCGACCTG
- a CDS encoding Ohr family peroxiredoxin — MENERLQPPPLTLLDKYRGREFAPLYTTTVTVSGGEAGHGRASGVARSDDGCLVLDLRLPTELGGPGGGTNPEQLLAAGYAACFHGALSLLAQRDRIDIRDATVAVEVTFGRDPMDGGYALIANVTVRMPGIDRQVAERLVRDTERLCPYTKMARQGICNILAVSA, encoded by the coding sequence ATGGAGAACGAGAGGTTGCAACCTCCGCCGCTGACACTGCTCGACAAATACCGGGGGCGGGAATTCGCCCCGCTCTACACGACGACGGTCACCGTGTCCGGCGGCGAAGCCGGGCACGGTCGTGCTTCCGGCGTCGCGCGCTCCGACGATGGCTGTCTCGTCCTCGATTTGCGGTTGCCGACCGAGCTCGGTGGCCCGGGCGGCGGGACCAATCCCGAACAGCTGCTGGCCGCGGGCTACGCCGCGTGCTTTCACGGCGCGCTGAGCCTGCTCGCGCAACGCGACCGGATCGATATTCGCGACGCCACCGTAGCCGTCGAAGTCACGTTCGGCCGTGATCCGATGGATGGCGGATATGCGCTGATCGCGAATGTCACCGTCCGCATGCCGGGTATCGACCGGCAGGTCGCGGAACGTCTGGTGCGCGACACGGAGCGCCTGTGCCCCTATACGAAGATGGCGCGGCAGGGCATCTGCAATATTCTCGCGGTGTCGGCGTGA
- a CDS encoding cupin domain-containing protein: MKRIMLTLAPLTLSLLMPVQPAAAAAPQAKVTTLTTEPLPEYPGKEAEMIVVDYPPGSVDPVHRHDAHAFVYVLDGSIVMGLNGGKEVTLHAGDTYHEGPKDIHTVGRNASNTKPAKFVVFMIKNQGAPILTPVK; this comes from the coding sequence ATGAAACGCATCATGCTCACTCTCGCGCCGCTTACGCTGTCGCTGTTGATGCCCGTCCAGCCGGCCGCCGCCGCCGCACCGCAAGCCAAGGTTACGACGCTGACCACGGAGCCGTTGCCCGAATATCCGGGCAAGGAGGCCGAGATGATCGTCGTCGATTATCCGCCCGGCAGCGTCGATCCCGTTCATCGTCACGACGCACACGCATTCGTCTATGTGCTCGACGGCAGCATCGTGATGGGCCTGAACGGCGGGAAGGAGGTCACGCTTCACGCCGGCGACACATACCACGAAGGCCCGAAGGACATCCACACGGTCGGACGCAATGCCAGCAACACGAAGCCGGCAAAATTCGTCGTGTTCATGATCAAGAACCAGGGTGCGCCGATCCTCACACCGGTGAAATAG
- a CDS encoding DUF1427 family protein has protein sequence MEPYLVSLGAGLLIGVIYSAIKVRSPAPPLIALVGLLGMLIGVQAVPALKQLIGL, from the coding sequence ATGGAACCTTATCTGGTTTCCCTTGGTGCGGGCCTGCTGATAGGCGTGATCTACAGCGCTATCAAGGTTCGCTCTCCCGCACCGCCGCTGATCGCCCTGGTCGGGTTGCTCGGCATGTTGATTGGCGTGCAGGCGGTCCCCGCCCTCAAGCAGCTCATCGGCCTTTGA
- a CDS encoding amidohydrolase, with product MTATDTQPDLILHNGRITTLDRANPVATAVAIKDGRFVAVGSNADVMPLAGRATKVVDLDGRAVLPGLTDNHTHVIRGGLNYNMELRWDGVRSLAVAMEMLRQQVAITPAPQWVRVVGGFTEHQFAEKRLPTIDELNAAAPDTPVFILHLYDRALLNAAALRVVGYTKDTPEPPGGTILRDAAGNPTGLLLANPNATILYATLAKGPKLPFEYQYNSTRHFMRELNRLGVTGVIDAGGGSQNYPDDYEVIRQLHDAGEMTIRIAYNLFTQKPNAEKEDFVNWTKSVKYHDGTDYFRHNGAGEMLVFSAADFEDFRVARPDLPAQMEDDLEGVVRVLAQNRWPWRMHATYDETISRALDVFEKVNEDIPLEGLNWFFDHAETISERSMDRIAALGGGIAVQHRMAYQGEYFVERYGAQAAEATPPVAKMLSKGIKVSAGTDATRVASYNPWVSLAWLVTGKTVGGTRLYPQRNLLDRETALRMWTEYVTWFSNEVGKKGRIAVGQLADLMVPDRDFFTCAEDDIADTTALLTVVGGRIVWGAGPFASHDLPIPPAMPDWSPVRTYGGYGGWGATQREGAPLQRAAAAAAACACSTACGMHGHAHASAWGRTLPTSDAKGFWGAFGCSCWAV from the coding sequence ATGACCGCAACCGATACCCAACCGGATCTGATCCTGCACAACGGGCGCATCACGACGCTCGATCGTGCGAACCCCGTCGCCACCGCGGTGGCGATCAAGGACGGCCGCTTCGTCGCGGTCGGCAGCAACGCGGATGTCATGCCGCTCGCGGGCCGCGCGACGAAAGTCGTCGACCTCGACGGCCGCGCCGTGCTGCCGGGCCTGACCGACAACCATACGCACGTGATTCGCGGCGGCCTGAACTACAACATGGAGCTGCGCTGGGACGGCGTGCGCTCGCTCGCCGTCGCGATGGAGATGCTGCGGCAGCAGGTCGCGATCACGCCGGCGCCGCAATGGGTGCGCGTGGTCGGCGGCTTCACCGAACATCAGTTTGCCGAGAAGCGCCTGCCGACGATCGACGAGCTCAACGCGGCCGCGCCCGATACGCCGGTGTTCATCCTGCACCTGTACGATCGCGCGCTGCTGAACGCGGCCGCGCTGCGCGTCGTCGGTTATACAAAGGACACGCCGGAGCCGCCGGGCGGCACGATCCTGCGCGACGCCGCGGGCAACCCGACGGGCCTGCTGCTCGCGAACCCGAACGCGACGATCCTCTACGCGACGCTCGCGAAGGGTCCGAAGCTGCCGTTCGAGTACCAGTACAACTCGACGCGCCACTTCATGCGCGAGCTGAACCGGCTCGGCGTGACGGGTGTGATCGACGCGGGCGGCGGCTCGCAGAACTACCCCGACGATTACGAAGTGATCCGCCAACTGCACGACGCAGGCGAGATGACGATCCGCATCGCGTACAACCTGTTCACGCAGAAGCCGAACGCGGAGAAGGAAGACTTCGTGAACTGGACCAAGAGCGTCAAGTATCACGACGGCACCGACTACTTCCGTCATAACGGCGCGGGCGAGATGCTGGTGTTTTCCGCGGCTGACTTCGAGGATTTCCGCGTCGCGCGTCCGGACCTGCCCGCGCAGATGGAAGACGATCTCGAAGGCGTCGTGCGCGTGCTCGCGCAGAACCGCTGGCCGTGGCGCATGCATGCGACCTATGACGAAACGATCAGCCGCGCGCTCGACGTGTTCGAGAAGGTCAACGAGGACATCCCGCTCGAAGGGCTGAACTGGTTCTTCGATCACGCGGAAACGATCTCCGAGCGATCGATGGACCGGATCGCGGCGCTCGGCGGCGGCATCGCGGTGCAGCACCGGATGGCGTATCAGGGCGAGTACTTCGTCGAGCGTTATGGCGCGCAGGCGGCCGAGGCGACGCCGCCGGTCGCGAAGATGCTGTCCAAGGGCATCAAGGTGTCGGCCGGCACGGATGCGACGCGGGTGGCGTCGTACAACCCGTGGGTGTCGCTCGCATGGCTCGTGACGGGCAAGACGGTCGGCGGCACGCGCCTGTATCCGCAGCGCAACCTGCTCGATCGCGAAACCGCACTGCGCATGTGGACCGAGTACGTGACGTGGTTCTCGAACGAAGTGGGCAAGAAGGGCCGCATCGCGGTCGGTCAGCTCGCGGACCTGATGGTCCCCGATCGTGATTTCTTCACGTGCGCGGAGGACGATATCGCCGACACGACCGCGTTGCTGACGGTGGTCGGCGGCCGGATCGTGTGGGGTGCCGGGCCGTTCGCGTCGCACGATTTGCCGATTCCGCCGGCGATGCCGGACTGGTCGCCGGTGCGCACCTACGGCGGCTATGGCGGCTGGGGCGCGACGCAGCGCGAGGGCGCGCCGCTGCAGCGAGCAGCAGCGGCCGCTGCCGCGTGCGCTTGTTCGACCGCGTGCGGGATGCACGGCCATGCGCATGCGAGCGCGTGGGGCCGCACGTTGCCGACCTCGGACGCGAAGGGTTTCTGGGGCGCGTTCGGCTGTTCGTGCTGGGCGGTCTGA
- a CDS encoding hydrolase, translating into MSNPKLEVLTPQNSQLIFIDQQPQMAFGVQSIDRQVLKNNVVGLAKAAKVFNIPTTITTVESDSFSGHTYPELLDVFPNQKTLERTSMNSWDDQKVRDALAANGRKKVVVSGLWTEVCNTTFALCAMLEGDYEIYMVADASGGTSQAAHDIAMQRMVQAGVVPVTWQQVLLEWQRDWARRDSYDAVMAIAKEHSGAYGMGVDYAYTMVHKAPQRTATPHESIPPVPAK; encoded by the coding sequence ATGAGCAATCCGAAGCTTGAAGTACTCACCCCCCAGAACAGCCAGCTGATCTTCATCGACCAGCAGCCGCAGATGGCGTTCGGCGTGCAGTCGATCGATCGCCAGGTGCTGAAGAACAACGTCGTGGGCCTGGCGAAGGCTGCGAAGGTCTTCAACATCCCGACCACGATCACGACGGTCGAAAGCGACAGCTTCTCGGGGCATACGTACCCCGAACTGCTCGACGTGTTCCCGAACCAGAAGACGCTCGAACGCACGTCGATGAACTCGTGGGACGACCAGAAGGTGCGTGACGCACTGGCCGCGAACGGCCGCAAGAAGGTGGTCGTGTCGGGCCTGTGGACCGAAGTCTGCAACACGACGTTCGCACTGTGCGCGATGCTCGAAGGCGACTACGAGATCTACATGGTCGCCGACGCATCGGGCGGCACGTCGCAAGCCGCGCACGACATCGCGATGCAGCGCATGGTGCAGGCCGGCGTGGTGCCGGTCACGTGGCAGCAGGTGCTGCTCGAATGGCAACGCGACTGGGCGCGCCGCGACAGCTACGACGCGGTGATGGCGATCGCGAAGGAGCATTCGGGCGCATACGGGATGGGCGTCGACTACGCGTACACGATGGTCCACAAGGCACCGCAACGCACCGCGACGCCGCACGAGTCGATTCCGCCGGTGCCGGCGAAGTAA